One genomic segment of Musa acuminata AAA Group cultivar baxijiao chromosome BXJ3-3, Cavendish_Baxijiao_AAA, whole genome shotgun sequence includes these proteins:
- the LOC135633805 gene encoding cyclin-B1-2-like, translated as MSLKSVIEHEVVANHDALRFGLDGVKGDIVGSHPLQSRRDSTSRFWEEKKRMGLDFTYGSAFNLRRDLDAQILSSYPKDSETLVLARQTSLTRSQVSNWFINAPVRLWKPMIKNMYKEEFGDTEIDSKLFLIKSTQTE; from the exons ATGTCTTTGAAATCGGTGATCGAGCACGAGGTGGTGGCGAATCACGATGCCCTCCGCTTCGGGCTGGACGGCGTCAAGGGCGACATCGTTGGATCCCACCCCCTCCAATCCCGTCGCGATTCT ACGAGTAGATTTTGGGAGGAGAAAAAGAGGATGGGTTTGGACTTTACTTACGGATCGGCTTTCAATCTGAGGAGAGATCTCGATGCCCAAATTCTATCCAG TTACCCAAAGGATTCTGAGACGCTGGTACTTGCAAGACAGACAAGCTTGACGAGAAGTCAG GTTTCAAACTGGTTCATAAATGCACCAGTTCGTCTTTGGAAGCCTATGATTAAAAACATGTACAAAGAAGAATTTGGAGATACTGAGATTGACTCAAAACTCTTCCTTATCAAATCCACCCAAACTGAATGA
- the LOC135585962 gene encoding serine/threonine-protein kinase/endoribonuclease IRE1a-like isoform X1, producing MLPSARSVAFFAVLLLGLLVSGVLTPVALDRSAESESWGTAPAAAASASPLLSPPTPWLSLPAPPTSEIFQEKKWTDRPLSGDLVPVEESPPFVPDPKSALLLSSAESKEGRFFLALPNGTIYFMNKSTKPQWELLIGVLLSYSWRCPSNDDPDYIVFSDSNGELYEYSKDAGIRKHDWTVEEYMSRGHLWLKDQLSPLGHGLSTQSIYGHSWLFILSVPIFAFCCFGLRKLFKNDKKYNDLKEKQSVVPKKRKSRKSGKLKNATISVSHDRHTLSMKQNVETNGHNQIQVNGSYSFIPDGDSDGRWVGRLFVTNIEIGHGSNGTVVFEGFFGGRPVAVKRLLRAHHDVAFKEIQHLIASDRHPNIVRWYGVEQDLDFVYISLERCICSLSDLICICSDSSSHSVSVENQTSNSVVEDKVQLSLVKGIRKDVNLWRSNGLPSSQLLKIMRDVVSGLAHLHELGIIHRDLKPQNVLISNDGHLNAKLSDMGISKRLLEDMSSLSRNATGYGTSGWQAPEQLLHGRQTRAMDLFSLGCILFFCITKGKHPFGNHFERDANIIHNRMDLFLVDHIPEAEHLLCQLLQPDSKMRLNAVEVLCHPLFWSSETRLSFLRDVSDRVELEDRENESELLKSLENSAPNAFGGKWDDKLDVAFITDMGCYRKYRFDSIRDLLRVIRNKLNHYWVLPKELQETLGPVPQGFDMYFASRFPKLLIEVYKVVYRFCKEEDYLSKYFQSSSLL from the exons ATGCTGCCATCCGCGCGGTCCGTCGCTTTCTTCGCCGTGCTCCTGCTAGGGTTGCTCGTCTCCGGCGTGTTGACGCCCGTGGCGCTTGATCGGTCGGCGGAGAGCGAATCTTGGGGGACCGcacctgccgccgctgcttctgcttcccctcttctttctcctcctacTCCTTGGCTTTCTCTTCCTGCTCCGCCTACTAGCGAGATCTTCCAGGAAAAAAAATGGACCGACCGGCCATTGTCGGGGGATTTGGTACCGGTCGAGGAGTCTCCTCCTTTTGTCCCGGATCCCAAATCGGCGTTGCTATTGAGTTCGGCTGAAAG TAAGGAGGGCAGATTCTTCCTCGCTTTGCCAAATGGTACTATCTATTTCATGAATAAATCTACAAAACCTCAGTGGGAGCTTTTGATAGGGGTGCTACTATCATATTCATGGAGATGTCCTTCAAATGATGATCCTGATTATATTGTGTTTTCTGATAGCAATGGGGAACTTTATGAATATAGCAAGGATGCTGGCATAAGG AAACATGACTGGACAGTGGAGGAATATATGTCCAGAGGGCACCTGTGGTTGAAGGATCAGTTATCACCACTAGGCCATGGCTTGTCAACGCAATCTATTTATGGTCATAGTTGGCTATTTATTCTCTCTGTGCCTATATTTGCATTTTGCTGTTTTGGGTTGAGAAAGCTGTTCaagaatgataaaaaatataatgatttGAAGGAAAAGCAATCTGTCGTTCCTAAGAAGAGAAAATCTCGGAAGTCTGGAAAGTTGAAAAATGCTACCATCAGTGTTAGTCATGACAGACATACTTTATCCATGAAACAGAATGTTGAAACCAATGGGCATAATCAAATTCAGGTCAATGGAAGTTATTCATTTATACCTGATGGTGATAGTGATGGGCGTTGGGTTGGAAGACTTTTTGTTACAAATATTGAAATCGGTCACGGGAGCAATGGTACAGTCGTCTTTGAAGGATTTTTTGGTGGTCGTCCAGTTGCTGTAAAACGGCTTCTTCGTGCACATCATGATGTTGCCTTTAAAGAGATTCAGCATCTTATTGCCTCTGATCGACACCCAAATATTGTTCGGTGGTATGGAGTAGAACAAGATTTGGATTTTGTGTATATCTCACTGGAGCGTTGTATTTGCAGCCTAAGTGACTTAATATGCATATGCTCAGATTCTTCTTCACATTCAGTATCTGTGGAAAATCAAACTTCAAACTCTGTGGTTGAAGATAAAGTTCAATTAAGCTTGGTGAAAGGTATCAGAAAGGATGTTAACTTGTGGAGATCAAATGGGCTTCCTTCAAGCCAACTCTTAAAGATAATGAG AGATGTAGTTTCTGgccttgcacatctacatgaactTGGAATCATACACCGGGATCTAAAGCCTCAAAATGTGCTAATAAGCAATGACGGACATCTTAATGCCAAGCTTTCTGATATGGGTATAAGCAAACGCCTACTTGAAGACATGTCTTCATTGAGCCGTAATGCTACTG GATATGGTACCTCTGGTTGGCAAGCACCTGAACAACTTCTTCATGGGCGTCAAACACGAGCTATGGATTTGTTCAGTTTGGGTTGCATACTATTCTTTTGTATTACCAAAGGAAAACATCCATTTGGCAATCATTTTGAAAGGGATGCCAACATTATTCACAATCGCATGGACCTCTTCTTGGTGGATCATATACCAGAAGCTGAACATTTACTTTGTCAACTGTTACAGCCTGACTCAAAGATGAG GCTGAATGCGGTAGAAGTATTGTGTCACCCTCTTTTTTGGAGTTCTGAGACACGACTTTCATTTTTACGAGATGTAAGCGATCGTGTTGAATTAGAAGACAGAGAAAATGAATCGGAGCtgctaaaatcattagaaaatagTGCGCCAAATGCATTTGGTGGGAAATGGGATGATAAGTTAGATGTTGCATTCATTACAGACATGGGTTGTTACAGAAAATATCGTTTCGATTCCATACGTGACCTTCTACGAGTAATAAGAAATAAGTTGAATCATTACTGGGTACTTCCAAAAGAACTCCAG GAAACTCTTGGACCTGTTCCTCAAGGATTTGATATGTACTTTGCAAGTCGATTCCCAAAGCTCCTAATTGAAGTCTACAAAGTGGTTTACCGATTCTGTAAGGAAGAGGATTACCTTAGCAAGTATTTCCAAAGCAGCAGCCTTCTGTAG
- the LOC135585962 gene encoding serine/threonine-protein kinase/endoribonuclease IRE1a-like isoform X3 — MNKSTKPQWELLIGVLLSYSWRCPSNDDPDYIVFSDSNGELYEYSKDAGIRKHDWTVEEYMSRGHLWLKDQLSPLGHGLSTQSIYGHSWLFILSVPIFAFCCFGLRKLFKNDKKYNDLKEKQSVVPKKRKSRKSGKLKNATISVSHDRHTLSMKQNVETNGHNQIQVNGSYSFIPDGDSDGRWVGRLFVTNIEIGHGSNGTVVFEGFFGGRPVAVKRLLRAHHDVAFKEIQHLIASDRHPNIVRWYGVEQDLDFVYISLERCICSLSDLICICSDSSSHSVSVENQTSNSVVEDKVQLSLVKGIRKDVNLWRSNGLPSSQLLKIMRDVVSGLAHLHELGIIHRDLKPQNVLISNDGHLNAKLSDMGISKRLLEDMSSLSRNATGYGTSGWQAPEQLLHGRQTRAMDLFSLGCILFFCITKGKHPFGNHFERDANIIHNRMDLFLVDHIPEAEHLLCQLLQPDSKMRLNAVEVLCHPLFWSSETRLSFLRDVSDRVELEDRENESELLKSLENSAPNAFGGKWDDKLDVAFITDMGCYRKYRFDSIRDLLRVIRNKLNHYWVLPKELQETLGPVPQGFDMYFASRFPKLLIEVYKVVYRFCKEEDYLSKYFQSSSLL; from the exons ATGAATAAATCTACAAAACCTCAGTGGGAGCTTTTGATAGGGGTGCTACTATCATATTCATGGAGATGTCCTTCAAATGATGATCCTGATTATATTGTGTTTTCTGATAGCAATGGGGAACTTTATGAATATAGCAAGGATGCTGGCATAAGG AAACATGACTGGACAGTGGAGGAATATATGTCCAGAGGGCACCTGTGGTTGAAGGATCAGTTATCACCACTAGGCCATGGCTTGTCAACGCAATCTATTTATGGTCATAGTTGGCTATTTATTCTCTCTGTGCCTATATTTGCATTTTGCTGTTTTGGGTTGAGAAAGCTGTTCaagaatgataaaaaatataatgatttGAAGGAAAAGCAATCTGTCGTTCCTAAGAAGAGAAAATCTCGGAAGTCTGGAAAGTTGAAAAATGCTACCATCAGTGTTAGTCATGACAGACATACTTTATCCATGAAACAGAATGTTGAAACCAATGGGCATAATCAAATTCAGGTCAATGGAAGTTATTCATTTATACCTGATGGTGATAGTGATGGGCGTTGGGTTGGAAGACTTTTTGTTACAAATATTGAAATCGGTCACGGGAGCAATGGTACAGTCGTCTTTGAAGGATTTTTTGGTGGTCGTCCAGTTGCTGTAAAACGGCTTCTTCGTGCACATCATGATGTTGCCTTTAAAGAGATTCAGCATCTTATTGCCTCTGATCGACACCCAAATATTGTTCGGTGGTATGGAGTAGAACAAGATTTGGATTTTGTGTATATCTCACTGGAGCGTTGTATTTGCAGCCTAAGTGACTTAATATGCATATGCTCAGATTCTTCTTCACATTCAGTATCTGTGGAAAATCAAACTTCAAACTCTGTGGTTGAAGATAAAGTTCAATTAAGCTTGGTGAAAGGTATCAGAAAGGATGTTAACTTGTGGAGATCAAATGGGCTTCCTTCAAGCCAACTCTTAAAGATAATGAG AGATGTAGTTTCTGgccttgcacatctacatgaactTGGAATCATACACCGGGATCTAAAGCCTCAAAATGTGCTAATAAGCAATGACGGACATCTTAATGCCAAGCTTTCTGATATGGGTATAAGCAAACGCCTACTTGAAGACATGTCTTCATTGAGCCGTAATGCTACTG GATATGGTACCTCTGGTTGGCAAGCACCTGAACAACTTCTTCATGGGCGTCAAACACGAGCTATGGATTTGTTCAGTTTGGGTTGCATACTATTCTTTTGTATTACCAAAGGAAAACATCCATTTGGCAATCATTTTGAAAGGGATGCCAACATTATTCACAATCGCATGGACCTCTTCTTGGTGGATCATATACCAGAAGCTGAACATTTACTTTGTCAACTGTTACAGCCTGACTCAAAGATGAG GCTGAATGCGGTAGAAGTATTGTGTCACCCTCTTTTTTGGAGTTCTGAGACACGACTTTCATTTTTACGAGATGTAAGCGATCGTGTTGAATTAGAAGACAGAGAAAATGAATCGGAGCtgctaaaatcattagaaaatagTGCGCCAAATGCATTTGGTGGGAAATGGGATGATAAGTTAGATGTTGCATTCATTACAGACATGGGTTGTTACAGAAAATATCGTTTCGATTCCATACGTGACCTTCTACGAGTAATAAGAAATAAGTTGAATCATTACTGGGTACTTCCAAAAGAACTCCAG GAAACTCTTGGACCTGTTCCTCAAGGATTTGATATGTACTTTGCAAGTCGATTCCCAAAGCTCCTAATTGAAGTCTACAAAGTGGTTTACCGATTCTGTAAGGAAGAGGATTACCTTAGCAAGTATTTCCAAAGCAGCAGCCTTCTGTAG
- the LOC135585962 gene encoding serine/threonine-protein kinase/endoribonuclease IRE1a-like isoform X2, with protein sequence MLPSARSVAFFAVLLLGLLVSGVLTPVALDRSAESESWGTAPAAAASASPLLSPPTPWLSLPAPPTSEIFQEKKWTDRPLSGDLVPVEESPPFVPDPKSALLLSSAESKEGRFFLALPNGTIYFMNKSTKPQWELLIGVLLSYSWRCPSNDDPDYIVFSDSNGELYEYSKDAGIRKHDWTVEEYMSRGHLWLKDQLSPLGHGLSTQSIYGHSWLFILSVPIFAFCCFGLRKLFKNDKKYNDLKEKQSVVPKKRKSRKSGKLKNATISVSHDRHTLSMKQNVETNGHNQIQVNGSYSFIPDGDSDGRWVGRLFVTNIEIGHGSNGTVVFEGFFGGRPVAVKRLLRAHHDVAFKEIQHLIASDRHPNIVRWYGVEQDLDFVYISLERCICSLSDLICICSDSSSHSVSVENQTSNSVVEDKVQLSLVKGIRKDVNLWRSNGLPSSQLLKIMRDVVSGLAHLHELGIIHRDLKPQNVLISNDGHLNAKLSDMGISKRLLEDMSSLSRNATGYGTSGWQAPEQLLHGRQTRAMDLFSLGCILFFCITKGKHPFGNHFERDANIIHNRMDLFLVDHIPEAEHLLCQLLQPDSKMRLNAVEVLCHPLFWSSETRLSFLRDVSDRVELEDRENESELLKSLENSAPNAFGGKWDDKLDVAFITDMGCYRKYRFDSIRDLLRVIRNKLNHYWVLPKELQKEHFSLRLQLYEKELELDILVGKLLDLFLKDLICTLQVDSQSS encoded by the exons ATGCTGCCATCCGCGCGGTCCGTCGCTTTCTTCGCCGTGCTCCTGCTAGGGTTGCTCGTCTCCGGCGTGTTGACGCCCGTGGCGCTTGATCGGTCGGCGGAGAGCGAATCTTGGGGGACCGcacctgccgccgctgcttctgcttcccctcttctttctcctcctacTCCTTGGCTTTCTCTTCCTGCTCCGCCTACTAGCGAGATCTTCCAGGAAAAAAAATGGACCGACCGGCCATTGTCGGGGGATTTGGTACCGGTCGAGGAGTCTCCTCCTTTTGTCCCGGATCCCAAATCGGCGTTGCTATTGAGTTCGGCTGAAAG TAAGGAGGGCAGATTCTTCCTCGCTTTGCCAAATGGTACTATCTATTTCATGAATAAATCTACAAAACCTCAGTGGGAGCTTTTGATAGGGGTGCTACTATCATATTCATGGAGATGTCCTTCAAATGATGATCCTGATTATATTGTGTTTTCTGATAGCAATGGGGAACTTTATGAATATAGCAAGGATGCTGGCATAAGG AAACATGACTGGACAGTGGAGGAATATATGTCCAGAGGGCACCTGTGGTTGAAGGATCAGTTATCACCACTAGGCCATGGCTTGTCAACGCAATCTATTTATGGTCATAGTTGGCTATTTATTCTCTCTGTGCCTATATTTGCATTTTGCTGTTTTGGGTTGAGAAAGCTGTTCaagaatgataaaaaatataatgatttGAAGGAAAAGCAATCTGTCGTTCCTAAGAAGAGAAAATCTCGGAAGTCTGGAAAGTTGAAAAATGCTACCATCAGTGTTAGTCATGACAGACATACTTTATCCATGAAACAGAATGTTGAAACCAATGGGCATAATCAAATTCAGGTCAATGGAAGTTATTCATTTATACCTGATGGTGATAGTGATGGGCGTTGGGTTGGAAGACTTTTTGTTACAAATATTGAAATCGGTCACGGGAGCAATGGTACAGTCGTCTTTGAAGGATTTTTTGGTGGTCGTCCAGTTGCTGTAAAACGGCTTCTTCGTGCACATCATGATGTTGCCTTTAAAGAGATTCAGCATCTTATTGCCTCTGATCGACACCCAAATATTGTTCGGTGGTATGGAGTAGAACAAGATTTGGATTTTGTGTATATCTCACTGGAGCGTTGTATTTGCAGCCTAAGTGACTTAATATGCATATGCTCAGATTCTTCTTCACATTCAGTATCTGTGGAAAATCAAACTTCAAACTCTGTGGTTGAAGATAAAGTTCAATTAAGCTTGGTGAAAGGTATCAGAAAGGATGTTAACTTGTGGAGATCAAATGGGCTTCCTTCAAGCCAACTCTTAAAGATAATGAG AGATGTAGTTTCTGgccttgcacatctacatgaactTGGAATCATACACCGGGATCTAAAGCCTCAAAATGTGCTAATAAGCAATGACGGACATCTTAATGCCAAGCTTTCTGATATGGGTATAAGCAAACGCCTACTTGAAGACATGTCTTCATTGAGCCGTAATGCTACTG GATATGGTACCTCTGGTTGGCAAGCACCTGAACAACTTCTTCATGGGCGTCAAACACGAGCTATGGATTTGTTCAGTTTGGGTTGCATACTATTCTTTTGTATTACCAAAGGAAAACATCCATTTGGCAATCATTTTGAAAGGGATGCCAACATTATTCACAATCGCATGGACCTCTTCTTGGTGGATCATATACCAGAAGCTGAACATTTACTTTGTCAACTGTTACAGCCTGACTCAAAGATGAG GCTGAATGCGGTAGAAGTATTGTGTCACCCTCTTTTTTGGAGTTCTGAGACACGACTTTCATTTTTACGAGATGTAAGCGATCGTGTTGAATTAGAAGACAGAGAAAATGAATCGGAGCtgctaaaatcattagaaaatagTGCGCCAAATGCATTTGGTGGGAAATGGGATGATAAGTTAGATGTTGCATTCATTACAGACATGGGTTGTTACAGAAAATATCGTTTCGATTCCATACGTGACCTTCTACGAGTAATAAGAAATAAGTTGAATCATTACTGGGTACTTCCAAAAGAACTCCAG AAGGAGCATTTTTCACTTCGGCTTCAACTGTATGAAAAAGAACTTGAATTGGATATACTTGTTGG GAAACTCTTGGACCTGTTCCTCAAGGATTTGATATGTACTTTGCAAGTCGATTCCCAAAGCTCCTAA
- the LOC135632347 gene encoding uncharacterized protein LOC135632347, which yields MAASSSFSAFASLSRRLRAPPTSHPLLLPAAVRFSSSSSSSSSSSDADSEDFPSNTDETSHPSLSSPSAAASAVEDATAVGETPQRLRPFQRPLENGLDQGVYKAILVGKVGQRPVQKNLRSGRAVVLFSLGTGGIRNNRRPLDNEEPREYAERCAVQWHRVSVYPDRLGSLALKHVKPGSILYLEGNLETKVFSDPISGLVRRIREVAIRRDGRLVFLGDEGKAAESDQRDPKNVGYY from the exons ATGgccgcttcctcttccttctccgcgTTCGCGTCCCTCTCCAGGCGCCTCCGCGCTCCTCCTACTAGTCACCCGCTTCTCCTCCCCGCCGCCGtacgcttctcctcctcctcctcctcttcctcttcctcctccgacgccGACTCAGAAGATTTCCCCTCGAACACGGACGAAACCTCTCACCCTTCACTTTCctccccctccgccgccgcctccgccgtcgAAGATGCCACAGCCGTCGGCGAGACCCCCCAGCGGCTTCGTCCTTTCCAGCGCCCCCTAGAGAACGGCCTTGATCAAGGCGTTTACAAG GCGATCCTTGTGGGGAAGGTGGGACAGCGGCCGGTGCAGAAGAACCTGAGGAGCGGGCGCGCCGTGGTTCTCTTCTCGCTGGGGACTGGAGGGATCCGGAACAACCGCCGGCCGCTTGACAATGAGGAGCCGAGAGAGTATGCAGAACGGTGCGCTGTGCAGTGGCACAGGGTCAGTGTGTACCCTGACCGGCTCGGCAGCCTCGCCCTCAAGCACGTCAAGCCTGG GTCGATTTTGTATTTGGAGGGCAACCTGGAGACTAAAGtctttagtgacccaattagtggaCTTGTTAGGCGCATAAGAGAAGTTGCAATCCGCCGTGATG GTCGGCTTGTTTTTCTTGGTGATGAAGGCAAGGCTGCTGAATCTGATCAAAGAGATCCAAAAAACGTTGGTTATTACTGA